The DNA sequence CACAGGCCGTAGGCGCAGACCACCAGCACCGATGGCGCCAGTTTGCTAAAGCCGTTGGTCTTTTTGATCATCGACGTGCCGGTGATTTCGGAACCGATAGACAGCGCCAGCCATAAAAATCCGAGGTTAAACATTGGTGATTCCTTTTCTGTTAGTTGGCGACTTTATTATCCAGGGATGAAGCTGCTGCCACCGGCTCTGCGGGCGTTTCTTCGCTCTCTTCGCTACCCATTTTGGAAAACAGGTTCATGATTACGATACCGCTGGCGATAACCGCCATGCCGATAATGGCAGCGGTGTCCGGGTGCTGGCCGTAAAACGCCATTCCCAGGGTCGACACCACGAGGATGCCGGTACCGGACCAGGTGGCGTAGGCCAGACCGACGGGAATATCTTTCACCGCGCGGGACAGCGAGTAGTAGCAGGTGCAGTACAGCAGCACCAGCAGACCGAGCAGCAGCATTTTGGTGATCCCTTCACTGCTGCCGAACATTTTGAGGGTGGAGGTGGCTGAGGTTTCGGAAACGATAACCAGCAGCATCCATAGCCAACACTTTGTTTTTGAAGACATAAGTTAAACTCCGGGTTTACTGTTTAAGGTAAGGTTCTTTTTTTCTGTTTTTTAAAAAATCGCTAGCGGCATCGGTCAACTGCGCTTCAGGAGCACAGGCCAGCGCCGGATTATTCACCACGTCTGTGACAGTGAGATAACGCCGCGGGCCGCTCGCCGACGGCGCTGTCGCTCCGCGACCCGATGCCAGCTTCTCCAGCAATTCGTTCATGGTGCACAGCGCGATGCCACATTCGGCCAGGCGGGCCAGCGTGGCCTGCATATGCCCGGCGTAAGCGCTATCAGGCTGCGCCCCGCGCAGCTGGTTAAGCTCGCTGGCGGGATCGCAGTGATAGCGCAGCGCCAGCACCGGCAGGCCGCTCAGCAGGGCATCGTGCGCGCGGCGGGCAACGGGACTGTGCAGGGAACCGTTTAGCAGATCCGCCGCCAGCGGGTAGTCGAGAAACGGCAGCAGCAGCGCCTTATACGAGGCAGAAGGCAGCCCCTGTTGCCAGTCGGCCGCCGCCAGCGTTTTACCGATAGCCCGCCACTGCTCGCCGTCGTCAAGGCCGCTATCCAGCGCCAGGTGCAGGCTCTCGCCGCAGCCGGCCAGCCGCTGGCGAATAGCGTGCCGGTAGCCCGCCGCGGCGGTCACCATCACCAGTACCGGCGGCCGTAGACGCTGGATAATGCGTTCAACCAGGTCTTCCATTTGTTGGTTGGTCATGGCGAGCCTCCGTTAGCCGATGAGCGTGACCTGCGCGCCGTTTTTCAAGCCGGCGGCGTTGGCCTCTTCGATATCAATATGAAACTCCAGCGCGAAGTCTTCGCGTACCCGCACCACCACTTCATCGAAGGTCAGCTGGCGTTCGCCGCTGCTGCGGACGCTAACCTTCTGGCCGTTGGTGACGTTCAGCTGGCGGGCATCCTGCGGCGACATATGGATATGCCGCCAGGCGCAGATCACCTGAGACCGCAGTTCAACGTGGCCTGCCGGGCCGATCAGCAGCGCGCTGCCCGCGTTCTCCAGCTGGCCGGATTCGCGAACCGGCGCTTTGATGCCGAGGGTAAAGCAGTCGGCGCGGGAGATTTCCAGCTGCGATACCGGACGGGTTGGCCCGAGGACGCGTACCTGGGTGAGCGAGCCTTTAGGACCGACCACGGTGACGCACTCCTGGGCGGCGAACTGTCCCGGCTGACGCAGCGGCTTAAATGGCGTCAGGACGTAGCCCTTGCCAAACAGCGCTTCGACATCCTGCTGCGCCAGATGGACGTGGCGGTTAGAGATGCCGACCGGGATAGCCGGCGCAACGTGGCTCAGGCGGGCGGCGATTTTTTCATGGAGCAGGGTGTCGATCATGCCTTCTTCCCTTTCCTTATCGCCGCGTTTTTATCTTCCGTCGGCGCAGGCGCGGCGGCGGGTTCAGTGGGTTCCCTTGTTTCCACAGCGGCGGGCGCGACGGCTTCAGCCTCAAGCGGCGCGGCAGCTTCCGCGCGCGGCGGACGGCCTTTCAGGGTGCTGAGGGCGTCCACGACGCTGCGCTCCGGACGGGCGATCGTCAGGGATTTGACCTGCGGGTCGATAAGCTCAGCGACGGTCACGCCGCGTTCGATGGCGGTGTGGATAGCGCTGATCTCACCTTCAAAACAGACGCTCACCAGCCCCGAACCGACCTTGCGGTAGCCAATGCAGGTCACCCCTGCGCTTTTACAGGCGGCATCTACGGCCTGAACGGCGGCAACTAACCCTCGCGTTTCAATTACGCCTAAACTTTTCATTGTCGGCTCCTGTTAATGGCGGACTAAGCGAATATCAAAATCAAACTGCGTGAAGAACGTTTCCAGCCGGTCTAACTCTGCGGCGGAATAAGTCGGGTCCTGGGTAATGGGATAGGGCATATCGAGGCGCTCATATTTTTTGCGCCCGAGCTGGTGGTACGGCAGCATATCGATGCGGCGGATATTTCCGCGCTTCGCCAGCTTTTGTACATAATCAATGGCCCCGGTAATGGCATCGAACGAGTCGTTATAGCCGCGAACCAGCGGCATGCGGATAATGACGTTAGCGCCGGAGTCCACCAGCCACTCCAGGTTGCGGCGAATGCCTTCGTTACCGATGCCAAATAACGCTTTATGCTGCTCGCTGTTAATTTGCTTAATATCGAATAAGAAGGTGTCGGTCACCGGCGCCAGCTTTTGATAATTAGCCAGCGGCGTAGTGCCCTGGGTTTCCACGGCGGTATTGAGCATCATCTTTTTGCATTCGCTAAAGAGCGCGACGGCAAAATCGGTTTGCAGACTCATTTCACCGCCGCCGATGGTGACGCCGCCGCCGGAGGAGATATAAAAGTCGTAGTCCTGCATGATGATCTCCATCAGTTCGCTGACGGTGACATCTTTGCCCATAATATCCAGCGCGTTCTGGGTGCAGATCTCTTCGCACTTGCGGCAGCCGATACAGTCTTTATTGCGGTTGACGAAATGCTTCATTTCGCCGTTTTCTTCCGCCCGATAATGAATTCCCGCCGGGCAGACGCTGACGCAGTCGCCGCAGTTAATGCATTTATCCTGGGAGAACATTACCTGAAACTGGCTATTCAGCCCTTCCGGGTTAGCGCACCACGGGCAGCGAATATTGCAGCCTTTGAAAAAAACCAGCGTGCGGATCCCATCGCCGTCATAGATCGAATATTTCTGAATATTGAATATTCGCCCGGTTAATTCTTGTTTTGCGCTCACACATACCTCCAGAAAAACGATCGGGACTTCCCTGTCCAAAAACGTCCGTGTCTTTATCAGAACTTCTCGATGACCGTACGGCTGATAATCTCGTCCTGAACTTCTTTGCACAGCTCAACGAAGTAGGCGCTGTAGCCCGCGACGCGGACGATCAGATCGCGGTATTTTTCCGGCTCCTGCTGGGCTTTTTTCAGCACGTCGTTATCGACATAGCTGAACTGCATCTGGCCGTTGCCGAGAATCGACGCGGTGCGCAGCAGGGTAATCAGGCCGTGGCGGCCTTCCGGGGTATCCAGCAGCCCTTTGAGGAACTTGAAGTTGTGCACCATGCCGATGTTCATGGTTTCGACGTTCATCTTGCTCACCGACTTGATGATCGCCGTTGGGCCCTGCTTATCCGCGCCCTGGGTCGGGCTGATACCGTCGGAGAGCGGCATCCACGCCAGGCGGCCGTTCGGCGTGGCGTTGGTCAGCTCGCCGATCGGCGTGTTGTTGGAGATGGACAGGGTGCCGTGGCTCAGGGTGGAGTAGAGCATCTTGTACTTACGGCACTCGCGCTCGGTCCACTCGGTGATATCCAGCGCATACTGATCGACGTAGTTATCATCGTTGCCGTATTTCGGCGCGTTGAGGCAGTCGCGGCGCAGGCCTTCAAAGCCTTCGAAGTTCGCCAGCAGCGCGTCGCGCATCTGCTCGAGGGTGTATTTCTTATCTTCAAACACCAGCTTACGAATCGCCGCCATGGAGTCGACGTAGGTCGCCAGACCGGAGAAGATCAGCCCCGGGCCGTGGTTGATCATCGCGCCGCCGGCGGCAACGTCTTTGCCTTTTTCCATGCAGCCTTCCACCAGCAGCGACATCAGGGGCTTCGGCGCCACGTCGCGGTGCACGCGCTGGCTGATGACCGTGCCGATCGCCGACAGGCGTACGATATGGGCAATCTGTTTTTTCACCGCCGCGTCGAAATCCTCGAAGGTGTGCAGGTCGCGCAGGTCGCCGGTATCCAGCCCCTGATAGCTGTCAAACAGCACCATCCGGCCGCGGTTTAAAACGAACTCAATGGCGATGGGCCACTGGGTGTAGCCGGTGGAGGTCCACTGGTAGATACGCCCGGATTTCTGCGGCTCAACGCAGCCCATCAGGCAGTAGTCGCGGGCGTCTTCGAAATCGAAGCCTTTTCGCAGCATCATCTTGATATGGGAGTCGTCGAAGTGGCAGGCGGGGAAGCCCATCCCCGCTTTGACGACGTCGACGATTTTTTCCATATACTTCTGCGGCGACTGGTTGTGAATACGGCAGGCCAGCGACGGCTGGTAAACCTTCACGAAGCGCACGGCGTCCATGATCAGGTAGGTCAGATCGTTACAGGCATCGCCGCCGGAGCGCTTCTGACCGCCGACGGTCAGGTTGATAAACGGCTGATAGCCGGCGAAATATTTCGCCCCCAGCTCGCTGGACATCCACATCAGCTCGGCGCATTTGATGATAAACGCCTGCAGCAGCTCCAGCGCGGCGTCGTGCGTCAGGCGGCCTTCGCGGATATCGGCTTCGAACATCGGGTAGCAGTACTGGTCAACGCGGCCCAGCGACAGCCCGGTCTGGTTCTCTTCGATTTCAAACAGCGATTCCACGGTCCAGATGCTTTGCAGCGCTTCCTGCAGGGTTTTCGGCGGATTCGCCGGGACGTTCTGGTTCACTTCGGCGATGGTCAGCAGCTCGGCGCGGCGCTGGGCGTTCTGTTCAACGGCGGCCAGTTCGCGGGCGCGGGCGGCGATGCGCTGCGCGTAGTTAATCACCCCTTCGCAGGTTTCAATGGCCGCCTTGTAGTAGTAAATACGGTCGATATCTTCCGGGTTTTCCATGCTCAGGCTGGCGAGATGCGCCTCGGCGTCGGCTTTAATGCCGTTCATCCCTTTGGTAAACAGCAGCACGTCGTAGCCCGGGCAGGTGTCGCCGCCGCCGTTGATCTGGTGGTAGGAGAGGTCGCTGAC is a window from the Klebsiella oxytoca genome containing:
- a CDS encoding DMT family transporter, which produces MSSKTKCWLWMLLVIVSETSATSTLKMFGSSEGITKMLLLGLLVLLYCTCYYSLSRAVKDIPVGLAYATWSGTGILVVSTLGMAFYGQHPDTAAIIGMAVIASGIVIMNLFSKMGSEESEETPAEPVAAASSLDNKVAN
- the cutD gene encoding choline TMA-lyase-activating enzyme; the protein is MSAKQELTGRIFNIQKYSIYDGDGIRTLVFFKGCNIRCPWCANPEGLNSQFQVMFSQDKCINCGDCVSVCPAGIHYRAEENGEMKHFVNRNKDCIGCRKCEEICTQNALDIMGKDVTVSELMEIIMQDYDFYISSGGGVTIGGGEMSLQTDFAVALFSECKKMMLNTAVETQGTTPLANYQKLAPVTDTFLFDIKQINSEQHKALFGIGNEGIRRNLEWLVDSGANVIIRMPLVRGYNDSFDAITGAIDYVQKLAKRGNIRRIDMLPYHQLGRKKYERLDMPYPITQDPTYSAAELDRLETFFTQFDFDIRLVRH
- a CDS encoding phosphate propanoyltransferase, producing the protein MIDTLLHEKIAARLSHVAPAIPVGISNRHVHLAQQDVEALFGKGYVLTPFKPLRQPGQFAAQECVTVVGPKGSLTQVRVLGPTRPVSQLEISRADCFTLGIKAPVRESGQLENAGSALLIGPAGHVELRSQVICAWRHIHMSPQDARQLNVTNGQKVSVRSSGERQLTFDEVVVRVREDFALEFHIDIEEANAAGLKNGAQVTLIG
- the cutC gene encoding choline trimethylamine-lyase, with product MAHYSLTPRVKVLAERLLSQKSTLCTEHAATLNALDGDIAGVPAAVKPARRFYELMRQLPLCISADELIVGNQTRKPHGAIFHDESAARRPSAFQFLNLNSDLDSPDYKLVIEKGVLAIKHQLEEKTRALGSAVSRSGMDEVNGCRAAIYACDALLALAQNLANSAEQLAAAETNAYRRAELLDSAAILHHVPAHPARSFKEACQAFYLFQLALQLDNGSYAVNPEGADKALLPYYQHDINNGALSQQQAYEIVESLWFKLAELSEVRAACTIDGYPMFDAMLHGASLENARINELSDMFLSAQQNLRALHLPVRLFKGVQHVSAAPFAATGETPAAEGLTPRMHRLRNHYLTVRPSVSIYRALAFTEVVKANPGMPTILLRAKAFRHACETAPILIQDDELIVGHPCGKPRAGAFSPDIAWRWVRDELDTMSTRPQDPFEISEADKKTIREEIVPFWEGRSLDEICEAQYREAGVWAFSGETFVSDLSYHQINGGGDTCPGYDVLLFTKGMNGIKADAEAHLASLSMENPEDIDRIYYYKAAIETCEGVINYAQRIAARARELAAVEQNAQRRAELLTIAEVNQNVPANPPKTLQEALQSIWTVESLFEIEENQTGLSLGRVDQYCYPMFEADIREGRLTHDAALELLQAFIIKCAELMWMSSELGAKYFAGYQPFINLTVGGQKRSGGDACNDLTYLIMDAVRFVKVYQPSLACRIHNQSPQKYMEKIVDVVKAGMGFPACHFDDSHIKMMLRKGFDFEDARDYCLMGCVEPQKSGRIYQWTSTGYTQWPIAIEFVLNRGRMVLFDSYQGLDTGDLRDLHTFEDFDAAVKKQIAHIVRLSAIGTVISQRVHRDVAPKPLMSLLVEGCMEKGKDVAAGGAMINHGPGLIFSGLATYVDSMAAIRKLVFEDKKYTLEQMRDALLANFEGFEGLRRDCLNAPKYGNDDNYVDQYALDITEWTERECRKYKMLYSTLSHGTLSISNNTPIGELTNATPNGRLAWMPLSDGISPTQGADKQGPTAIIKSVSKMNVETMNIGMVHNFKFLKGLLDTPEGRHGLITLLRTASILGNGQMQFSYVDNDVLKKAQQEPEKYRDLIVRVAGYSAYFVELCKEVQDEIISRTVIEKF
- a CDS encoding BMC domain-containing protein, with the protein product MKSLGVIETRGLVAAVQAVDAACKSAGVTCIGYRKVGSGLVSVCFEGEISAIHTAIERGVTVAELIDPQVKSLTIARPERSVVDALSTLKGRPPRAEAAAPLEAEAVAPAAVETREPTEPAAAPAPTEDKNAAIRKGKKA